A stretch of the Cellulomonas sp. WB94 genome encodes the following:
- a CDS encoding ABC transporter substrate-binding protein: MKIRRIGGLVAGLAVGALALAACSGGGTTASPSTAATTEAASSTGIVSAWGSEPQNPLIPTNTNEVGGGKIEDLIFAGLVYYDAKGAPHNDAAESIETTDSQNYTIKIKSGQKFTNGEPVTAKNFVDAWNYGAKLSNAQLSSYFFEGIEGFSYDADTELTGLVVVDDTTFTVKLKQPEADFPLRLGYSAFYPMPAEALVSAESVTQYGEHPIGNGPYKVESDTAWNHNVSIDLIPNPDYTGDRKAQNGGVSIKFYTTVEAAYQDLLSGQLDVLDSVPNSAYATYKTDLGDRAINQPAAIFQSFTIPQNLEHFTGAEGNLRRQAISMSINRQEVTDAIFQGTRTPAKDFTSPVIAGWSETIKGSEVLDYNADEAKKLWAEADAIAPWSGTFTIGYNADGGHQAWVDAVTNSIKNTLGIDAAGQSYPTFKALRADVTARTIKGAFRSGWQADYPSLYNFLGPLYGTGAGSNDGDYTNPKVDDLLKQGQAASSVDAANKVFDQVQEILFQDLPAIPLWYSNVTGGSAETVSNVEFGWNSVPLLYQVHKS, encoded by the coding sequence TTGAAGATCAGGCGAATTGGTGGCCTCGTGGCCGGCCTCGCAGTCGGCGCACTGGCGCTCGCGGCCTGCAGCGGCGGCGGCACCACGGCATCTCCCAGCACCGCGGCGACGACCGAGGCCGCGTCGAGCACCGGCATCGTGAGCGCCTGGGGCAGCGAGCCGCAGAACCCGCTCATCCCGACCAACACCAACGAGGTCGGCGGCGGCAAGATCGAGGACCTGATCTTCGCAGGTCTCGTGTACTACGACGCCAAGGGCGCCCCTCACAACGACGCCGCCGAGTCGATCGAGACGACCGACTCGCAGAACTACACCATCAAGATCAAGTCGGGCCAGAAGTTCACGAACGGTGAGCCTGTCACGGCGAAGAACTTCGTGGACGCCTGGAACTACGGGGCGAAGCTCAGCAACGCCCAGCTGTCCAGCTACTTCTTCGAGGGCATCGAGGGCTTCAGCTACGACGCCGACACGGAGCTCACGGGCCTCGTTGTCGTCGACGACACGACCTTCACGGTCAAGCTCAAGCAGCCCGAGGCGGACTTCCCGCTGCGGCTCGGCTACTCGGCGTTCTACCCGATGCCCGCCGAGGCGCTCGTGAGCGCGGAGTCGGTCACGCAGTACGGCGAGCACCCGATCGGCAACGGCCCGTACAAGGTCGAGTCGGACACGGCGTGGAACCACAATGTCAGCATCGACCTGATCCCGAACCCGGACTACACGGGTGACCGCAAGGCGCAGAACGGTGGCGTGTCGATCAAGTTCTACACGACCGTCGAGGCCGCCTACCAGGACCTGCTCTCCGGGCAGCTCGACGTGCTCGACAGCGTCCCGAACAGCGCCTACGCGACCTACAAGACCGACCTCGGTGACCGCGCGATCAACCAGCCGGCTGCGATCTTCCAGTCGTTCACGATCCCGCAGAACCTCGAGCACTTCACCGGCGCCGAGGGCAACCTCCGCCGCCAGGCGATCTCGATGTCGATCAACCGCCAGGAAGTCACCGACGCGATCTTCCAGGGCACCCGCACGCCGGCCAAGGACTTCACGTCCCCGGTCATCGCGGGCTGGTCGGAGACCATCAAGGGCTCCGAGGTGCTGGACTACAACGCGGACGAGGCCAAGAAGCTCTGGGCCGAGGCTGACGCCATCGCGCCGTGGTCGGGCACGTTCACGATCGGGTACAACGCCGACGGCGGCCACCAGGCCTGGGTCGACGCGGTGACCAACAGCATCAAGAACACCCTCGGCATCGACGCGGCCGGTCAGAGCTACCCGACGTTCAAGGCCCTGCGTGCCGACGTCACTGCTCGCACCATCAAGGGCGCGTTCCGGAGCGGTTGGCAGGCGGACTACCCGTCGCTGTACAACTTCCTCGGCCCGCTCTACGGTACGGGCGCCGGCTCGAACGACGGCGACTACACGAACCCGAAGGTTGACGACCTGCTGAAGCAGGGCCAGGCAGCCAGCTCGGTCGACGCCGCGAACAAGGTCTTCGACCAGGTCCAGGAGATCCTGTTCCAGGACCTCCCGGCCATCCCCCTGTGGTACTCGAACGTGACCGGCGGCTCCGCCGAGACGGTCAGCAACGTCGAGTTCGGGTGGAACAGCGTCCCGCTGCTCTACCAGGTCCACAAGAGCTGA
- a CDS encoding ABC transporter permease → MAWYVGRRLLQMVPVFFGATLLIYFMVFALPGDPIVALGGDRGLNPAVVEQLRAHYHLDQPFLTQYVLFLKGLLHWDFGTAFNGRPVRDLIATAYPVTIRLAFLALAFEAFFGIVVGLIAGLRKGGIFDATFLLVSLAVIAVPVFVIGFVMQFVVGVKLGWLPTTVGGNVSLRTLLMPAIVLGSVSFAYVLRLTRTSVAENMSADFVRTATAKGLSRSRVITVHVLRNSLIPVVTFLGADLGGLMGGAIITEGIFNVPGVGQALYRAIQQSEAPTVVSLVTVLVIVYIVANLLVDLLYAVLDPRIRYV, encoded by the coding sequence ATGGCCTGGTACGTCGGGCGCAGGCTCTTGCAGATGGTCCCGGTCTTCTTCGGGGCGACGCTGCTCATCTATTTCATGGTCTTCGCGCTGCCTGGCGACCCGATCGTCGCGCTCGGCGGGGACCGCGGGCTGAACCCTGCGGTCGTCGAGCAGCTCCGGGCGCACTACCACCTGGACCAGCCGTTCCTGACGCAGTACGTGCTCTTCCTCAAGGGGCTGCTGCACTGGGACTTCGGCACGGCCTTCAACGGTCGGCCGGTCCGGGACCTCATCGCCACGGCCTACCCGGTGACCATCAGGCTCGCGTTTCTGGCGCTGGCCTTCGAGGCGTTCTTCGGGATCGTCGTCGGCCTGATCGCCGGTCTGCGCAAGGGCGGCATCTTCGACGCGACTTTCCTGCTGGTCAGCCTCGCCGTCATCGCCGTCCCCGTCTTCGTGATCGGGTTCGTCATGCAGTTCGTCGTCGGCGTCAAGCTGGGCTGGCTGCCGACGACCGTCGGCGGGAACGTGTCGCTGCGGACTCTGCTCATGCCCGCGATCGTGCTGGGATCGGTGTCCTTCGCCTACGTGCTCAGACTCACCCGGACGTCGGTCGCGGAGAACATGAGCGCGGACTTCGTCCGGACCGCGACGGCGAAGGGGCTGTCCCGCAGCCGGGTCATCACGGTCCACGTGCTGCGCAACTCGCTGATCCCGGTGGTGACGTTCCTCGGTGCGGACCTGGGTGGTCTGATGGGCGGCGCGATCATCACCGAGGGCATCTTCAACGTGCCGGGCGTCGGCCAGGCGCTGTACCGCGCGATCCAGCAGTCGGAGGCGCCGACGGTCGTGTCCCTGGTCACGGTGCTCGTCATCGTCTACATCGTCGCCAACCTGCTCGTGGACCTCTTGTATGCGGTCCTTGACCCGAGGATCCGCTATGTCTGA
- a CDS encoding ABC transporter permease, which yields MSDVARTDQAHFFAQLDVALDAVDSVDESAPPASLWHDAWQTLRTRPIFWVSAVLILLVVVVAAFPRLFTSVNPAFCELKHSLGPATGGHPFGYDFQGCDVYSRVIYGARASVTVGVLTTIAVVVLGGIVGALAGFYGKWFDALLSRVTDIFFAIPLVLAAIVVMQVFSTKRTVVTVVLVLSVFGWPQIARITRGAVMSVKNADFITAATALGASRLRNLVQHVLPNAAAPIIVTATVSLGTFIVAEATLSFLGIGLPGTVMSWGADISHAQSSIRTQPSVLFYPAGALALTVLSFIMMGDAVRDALDPKARTR from the coding sequence ATGTCTGACGTCGCCCGTACCGATCAGGCCCACTTCTTCGCGCAGCTCGACGTGGCGCTGGACGCCGTCGACAGCGTCGACGAGAGCGCGCCCCCAGCGAGCCTGTGGCACGACGCGTGGCAGACGCTGCGCACGCGGCCGATCTTCTGGGTCTCGGCCGTGCTCATCCTGCTCGTCGTCGTCGTGGCGGCCTTCCCCCGGTTGTTCACGAGCGTGAACCCGGCGTTCTGCGAGCTGAAGCACAGCCTCGGCCCGGCGACGGGCGGTCACCCGTTCGGGTACGACTTCCAGGGGTGCGACGTGTACTCGCGGGTCATCTACGGCGCTCGCGCGTCGGTGACGGTCGGCGTCCTGACCACGATCGCGGTGGTCGTGCTCGGCGGCATCGTCGGGGCACTGGCCGGGTTCTACGGCAAGTGGTTCGACGCGCTGCTGTCCCGGGTCACCGACATCTTCTTCGCCATCCCGCTGGTGCTGGCCGCCATCGTCGTCATGCAGGTCTTCAGCACGAAGCGCACGGTCGTCACCGTGGTCCTCGTGCTGAGCGTGTTCGGCTGGCCGCAGATCGCGCGCATCACGCGCGGCGCCGTGATGTCGGTCAAGAACGCCGACTTCATCACGGCGGCGACCGCGCTCGGCGCATCCCGGCTCCGCAACCTGGTCCAGCACGTCCTGCCGAACGCCGCCGCGCCGATCATCGTCACGGCGACGGTGTCGCTCGGAACCTTCATCGTGGCTGAGGCCACGCTCTCGTTCCTCGGGATCGGGCTGCCGGGCACCGTCATGTCGTGGGGGGCGGACATCTCGCACGCGCAGTCGTCGATCCGCACGCAGCCGTCGGTGCTGTTCTACCCGGCCGGGGCGCTCGCGCTGACCGTGCTCAGCTTCATCATGATGGGCGACGCCGTGCGCGACGCCCTCGACCCGAAGGCGCGGACGCGATGA
- a CDS encoding ABC transporter ATP-binding protein codes for MTDSLTTPASVVPQHHRHGDAPLLAVRDLEVSFQTAGGTVRAVRGADLTIYPGQTVAIVGESGSGKSTLAHAIIDLLPGTGKVTGGSILFNGTEVTKASKREIVALRGQQIGLVPQDPMSNLNPVWKIGYQVKEALKANHVDVSRATRNSLTEALITDEAMVEVGGNGDDLYLGRKAKKVLLAALRTALTGARGADQAQSAVDAASEALVVGATTRSQVVAILSAAGLPDAAEKVRATVKGSDATDRVAGLLSEAGLVDAERRATQYPHEFSGGMRQRALIAIALAARPQLLIADEPTSALDVTVQRRILDHLQGLTEELGTAVLFITHDLGLAAERAEHLVVMYRGKVVESGPARQILAAPRHPYTQRLVASAPSLASRRIQSAKAAGVEATELLAQTGGDGVSTARAEVLRVENLTRVFQLRGARPGSHTDFKAVDDVSFRLRAGTTLALVGESGSGKSTVANIVLNLLDPTSGKVFFDGTDMSTLGRKELFAFRRRVQPIFQNPYGSLDPMYSIFRTIEEPLRTHRIGNKVSREKKVRELLDMVALPQATLRRYPNELSGGQRQRIAVARALALEPEVIVCDEAVSALDVLVQAQILTLLNDLQAELGLSYLFITHDLAVVRQIADEVCVMKSGQIVEQATTDEVFDHPQQDYTRELLEAIPGAKLDIFGV; via the coding sequence ATGACGGACTCCCTCACCACACCGGCCTCTGTCGTCCCGCAGCACCACAGGCACGGCGATGCGCCGCTGCTCGCCGTGCGCGACCTCGAGGTCTCCTTCCAGACCGCCGGCGGCACCGTGCGCGCCGTCCGCGGCGCCGACCTGACGATCTACCCCGGCCAGACCGTGGCGATCGTCGGCGAGTCGGGCTCGGGCAAGTCGACCCTCGCGCACGCGATCATCGACCTGCTGCCCGGCACCGGGAAGGTCACCGGCGGCTCGATCCTGTTCAACGGCACCGAGGTGACCAAGGCGAGCAAGCGCGAGATCGTCGCGCTGCGCGGCCAGCAGATCGGCCTCGTCCCGCAGGACCCGATGTCGAACCTCAACCCGGTGTGGAAGATCGGCTACCAGGTCAAGGAAGCCCTCAAGGCGAACCACGTCGACGTCAGCCGGGCGACGCGGAACTCGCTCACCGAGGCGCTCATCACCGACGAGGCGATGGTCGAGGTCGGCGGTAACGGCGACGACCTGTACCTGGGCCGCAAGGCGAAGAAGGTGCTGCTCGCCGCGCTCCGCACCGCCCTGACCGGCGCGCGGGGGGCTGACCAGGCGCAGTCTGCGGTCGACGCGGCCTCGGAGGCGCTCGTCGTCGGCGCGACGACCCGCAGCCAGGTCGTCGCGATCCTCAGCGCAGCGGGGCTCCCCGACGCCGCGGAGAAGGTCCGCGCGACCGTCAAGGGCTCGGATGCGACCGACCGGGTCGCGGGGCTGCTCAGCGAGGCGGGACTCGTGGACGCCGAGCGGCGCGCCACGCAGTACCCGCACGAGTTCTCCGGCGGCATGCGCCAGCGCGCGCTCATCGCGATCGCTCTCGCCGCCCGGCCGCAGCTGCTGATCGCCGACGAGCCGACGTCGGCCCTCGACGTCACCGTGCAGCGCCGGATCCTCGACCACCTGCAGGGCCTCACCGAGGAGCTCGGGACGGCTGTCCTGTTCATCACGCACGACCTCGGCCTCGCAGCCGAGCGCGCGGAGCACCTCGTCGTGATGTACCGCGGCAAGGTCGTCGAGTCCGGGCCCGCCCGGCAGATCCTCGCGGCCCCCCGGCACCCGTACACGCAGCGTCTCGTGGCGTCCGCACCGTCGCTCGCGTCGCGGCGCATCCAGAGTGCCAAGGCCGCCGGTGTCGAGGCGACCGAGCTGCTCGCCCAGACCGGGGGCGACGGTGTCAGCACCGCGCGCGCCGAGGTGCTGCGCGTCGAGAACCTCACCCGGGTCTTCCAGCTGCGCGGCGCGCGGCCGGGGTCGCACACCGATTTCAAGGCCGTCGACGACGTGTCCTTCCGGCTGCGGGCCGGTACGACCCTCGCGCTCGTGGGGGAGTCCGGCTCGGGCAAGTCCACGGTCGCGAACATCGTGCTGAACCTGCTCGACCCCACGTCGGGCAAGGTGTTCTTCGACGGCACCGACATGAGCACGCTCGGTCGCAAGGAGCTGTTCGCGTTCCGTCGCCGGGTCCAGCCGATCTTCCAGAACCCGTACGGCTCGCTCGACCCCATGTACTCGATCTTCCGGACCATCGAGGAGCCGCTGCGGACGCACCGCATCGGCAACAAGGTCTCCCGGGAGAAGAAGGTCCGTGAGCTCCTCGACATGGTCGCCCTGCCGCAGGCGACCCTGCGGCGGTACCCGAACGAGCTGTCGGGCGGTCAGCGGCAGCGCATCGCCGTCGCGCGTGCGCTGGCGCTCGAGCCTGAGGTGATCGTCTGCGACGAGGCCGTCTCGGCGCTCGACGTGCTGGTGCAGGCGCAGATCCTCACACTGCTCAACGACCTGCAGGCCGAGCTCGGGCTGAGCTACCTGTTCATCACGCACGACCTCGCTGTCGTGCGCCAGATCGCCGACGAGGTCTGCGTCATGAAGTCGGGGCAGATCGTCGAGCAGGCGACGACGGACGAGGTGTTCGACCACCCGCAGCAGGACTACACGCGTGAGCTGCTCGAGGCGATCCCTGGCGCGAAGCTCGACATCTTCGGGGTGTGA
- a CDS encoding ABC transporter family substrate-binding protein → MKIRRSAAAVAALAAGVLVLTACSGPAKTSSGIQENSAVTIAWEAPLNELNTSSANGNATQNAVITSLMDGGFWTYDKDLKLVHDTSYGTYEKTSDDPLTVKYTVGADTTWSDGTPVDATDLLLEWAATSDVFNNVVAQEDPETGAITNQDEIDAGVYFDGTNPSRALITDTPKISDDGRSITFVYSKQYADWELDFQGPAVPAHVVGEKALGAADAAAGKAAILTAIQDNDTAALSKVSKFWNSGFEFTKLPADPELYLSTGAYVLKDYAENQYLTLEANPKYKGAHKPSVERVTVRFIDDPMAQVTALENGEVDIIGPQATADVRTAIEALKNVDTAFGIEGTYEHVDLVHANGGPFDPATYGGDAATALKVRQAFLKAIPRQQIVDNLIKPLNPDAKVRNSFILLPGSVNYDTMVKENGSSAYSDAADVPGAQALLADAGVTTPVKVRFAFNADNTRRQTEFALIQESAKAAGFELVDASKPAAEWGTLLQTGQDQYDASLFGWQSQSTAVTESDANYRTGGLNNYGKYSSAAVDSEFDGLQTETDPAKQFDYQLAVEKVLWADAFGTTIFQFPAIQAWNKNVTGVSPSSISPTIFANFWEWKTTGTTAASATPTPTS, encoded by the coding sequence TTGAAGATCAGGCGATCGGCCGCCGCGGTAGCGGCTCTGGCAGCGGGCGTGCTTGTGCTCACGGCCTGCTCCGGACCGGCCAAGACCAGTTCGGGCATCCAGGAGAACAGCGCTGTCACGATCGCCTGGGAGGCGCCGCTCAACGAGCTCAACACGAGCTCGGCCAACGGCAACGCCACCCAGAACGCGGTCATCACGTCGCTCATGGACGGAGGCTTCTGGACCTATGACAAGGACCTCAAGCTCGTTCACGACACCTCCTACGGCACGTACGAGAAGACGAGCGACGACCCGCTCACGGTGAAGTACACGGTCGGCGCCGACACCACCTGGTCGGACGGGACCCCCGTCGACGCGACCGACCTGCTCCTCGAGTGGGCCGCCACGTCGGACGTGTTCAACAACGTCGTGGCTCAGGAGGACCCGGAGACCGGTGCCATCACGAACCAGGACGAGATCGACGCCGGCGTCTACTTCGACGGCACCAACCCGAGCCGTGCTCTGATCACCGACACGCCGAAGATCTCCGACGACGGCAGGTCGATCACCTTCGTCTACTCGAAGCAGTACGCCGACTGGGAGCTCGACTTCCAGGGCCCGGCCGTCCCGGCGCACGTCGTGGGTGAGAAGGCGCTCGGTGCCGCCGACGCCGCTGCCGGCAAGGCTGCGATCCTCACGGCGATCCAGGACAACGACACCGCCGCGCTGAGCAAGGTGTCGAAGTTCTGGAACTCGGGCTTCGAGTTCACCAAGCTCCCGGCCGACCCCGAGCTCTACCTCTCGACCGGCGCGTACGTGCTGAAGGACTACGCCGAGAACCAGTACCTGACGCTCGAGGCGAACCCCAAGTACAAGGGTGCGCACAAGCCGTCGGTCGAGCGCGTCACCGTGCGCTTCATCGACGACCCGATGGCCCAGGTCACGGCGCTCGAGAACGGCGAGGTCGACATCATCGGCCCGCAGGCCACGGCCGACGTCCGCACCGCCATCGAGGCGCTGAAGAACGTCGACACGGCGTTCGGCATCGAGGGCACGTACGAGCACGTCGACCTCGTCCACGCCAACGGTGGTCCGTTCGACCCGGCGACGTACGGTGGCGACGCCGCCACGGCGCTCAAGGTCCGCCAGGCGTTCCTCAAGGCGATCCCGCGCCAGCAGATCGTGGACAACCTCATCAAGCCGCTGAACCCCGACGCCAAGGTCCGCAACTCGTTCATCCTGCTGCCCGGCTCGGTCAACTACGACACGATGGTCAAGGAGAACGGCTCGTCGGCCTACTCCGACGCCGCGGACGTCCCCGGTGCCCAGGCGCTCCTGGCCGATGCGGGAGTCACCACGCCCGTCAAGGTCCGGTTCGCCTTCAACGCCGACAACACGCGCCGTCAGACGGAGTTCGCGCTGATTCAGGAGTCCGCCAAGGCGGCAGGCTTCGAGCTCGTCGACGCCAGCAAGCCGGCAGCCGAGTGGGGCACCCTGCTGCAGACCGGCCAGGACCAGTACGACGCGTCGCTGTTCGGCTGGCAGTCCCAGTCCACCGCGGTGACGGAGTCGGACGCGAACTACCGCACGGGCGGGCTGAACAACTACGGCAAGTACTCCAGCGCCGCGGTCGACAGCGAGTTCGACGGTCTGCAGACCGAGACCGACCCGGCGAAGCAGTTCGACTACCAGCTCGCGGTCGAGAAGGTCCTGTGGGCCGACGCGTTCGGTACGACGATCTTCCAGTTCCCCGCCATCCAGGCCTGGAACAAGAACGTCACCGGCGTCTCGCCGAGCTCGATCTCCCCGACGATCTTCGCGAACTTCTGGGAGTGGAAGACGACAGGGACGACCGCCGCATCGGCGACCCCGACGCCGACCAGCTGA
- a CDS encoding ABC transporter permease, with product MFTFLWRRLLQGLATLLTSSFLMYILVSVSIRPLQDLEESTARNKAQLIAARRQLLDLDTPVVVRYVKWLGNAVTGDLGSAWRSGQAVNDKLGGAMLSTLQLVGAATVLAILFGVAVGIVSALRQYSAFDYLITFVSFLLYSLPAFWVAVLLKQWGAIGFNTFLADPVQSWSSMIVAGVVLGLIWSLAMGGAWRRRLLTFVLALVATVAVLLYLWSSDWWSSPNLGPVLIAVVGVAVALGVTTLSTGLRHRRALYSALSVVVLGLALYTPLQYLFAYVTFGWPLTLGLGVVAALSGYAVGRLWGGPDWAQSARTAAITAVIVATMIFIDRVMRVWPDFFGSQAIGGRPIATVGDTTPNLGGDFWVQTLDGYTHLVLPTISLLLISFAGYTRYARASMLEVMGQDYIRTARAKGLSERTVVMRHGFRNSLIPLATIVPLDIVALFGGAIITEQVFGRPGMGQLFIRSLHNAEIEPIMAYLVITATLAILANIVADLIYAALDPRIRVNA from the coding sequence ATGTTCACCTTTCTCTGGCGACGGCTGCTCCAGGGCCTCGCCACGCTCCTGACGTCGAGCTTCCTGATGTATATCCTCGTCAGCGTGTCGATCCGTCCCCTCCAGGACCTCGAGGAGAGCACGGCGCGCAACAAGGCCCAGCTCATCGCAGCTCGTCGACAGCTCCTCGACCTCGACACGCCCGTCGTCGTGCGCTACGTCAAGTGGCTCGGCAACGCGGTCACGGGTGACCTCGGATCGGCCTGGCGCAGCGGCCAGGCGGTCAACGACAAGCTCGGCGGCGCGATGCTCTCGACGCTCCAGCTCGTCGGAGCGGCCACAGTCCTCGCGATCCTCTTCGGGGTCGCCGTCGGCATCGTCAGCGCGCTGCGTCAGTACTCGGCGTTCGACTACCTGATCACCTTCGTGTCGTTCCTGCTCTACTCGCTGCCCGCCTTCTGGGTCGCGGTGCTCCTCAAGCAGTGGGGGGCCATCGGCTTCAACACCTTCCTCGCCGACCCCGTCCAGTCCTGGTCGTCGATGATCGTCGCGGGGGTGGTCCTCGGACTCATCTGGTCGCTCGCGATGGGCGGGGCATGGCGGCGCAGGCTGCTCACGTTCGTCCTGGCGCTCGTCGCCACGGTCGCCGTGCTGCTCTACCTCTGGTCGAGCGACTGGTGGAGCTCGCCGAACCTCGGCCCCGTGCTCATCGCCGTCGTGGGCGTCGCCGTCGCACTCGGCGTGACGACGCTGTCGACCGGGCTGCGCCATCGGCGTGCGCTGTACTCCGCCCTGTCCGTCGTGGTGCTCGGTCTCGCGCTCTACACCCCGTTGCAGTACCTGTTCGCGTACGTGACGTTCGGCTGGCCCCTCACCCTCGGCCTCGGCGTCGTCGCGGCCCTCTCGGGCTACGCGGTCGGGCGGCTGTGGGGAGGTCCCGACTGGGCGCAGTCCGCGCGCACGGCGGCGATCACCGCCGTCATCGTCGCGACGATGATCTTCATCGACCGCGTCATGCGGGTCTGGCCCGACTTCTTCGGCTCGCAGGCGATCGGCGGCCGCCCCATCGCCACGGTCGGCGACACCACGCCCAACCTCGGCGGTGACTTCTGGGTGCAGACGCTCGACGGCTACACCCACCTCGTCCTGCCGACGATCTCCCTGCTGCTCATCAGCTTCGCCGGGTACACGCGGTACGCGCGGGCCAGCATGCTTGAGGTGATGGGCCAGGACTACATCCGTACTGCGCGAGCCAAGGGGCTCTCCGAGCGGACCGTCGTGATGCGTCACGGCTTCCGCAACTCGTTGATCCCGCTCGCGACGATCGTGCCGCTCGACATCGTGGCGCTGTTCGGCGGCGCGATCATCACCGAGCAGGTGTTCGGCCGCCCGGGGATGGGTCAGCTGTTCATCAGGTCGCTGCACAACGCGGAGATCGAGCCGATCATGGCGTACCTCGTCATCACCGCGACGCTCGCGATCCTCGCCAACATCGTCGCCGACCTCATCTACGCCGCTCTCGACCCACGGATCCGGGTGAACGCATGA
- a CDS encoding ABC transporter permease, translated as MSTPPNPAAHGDAPSPEPDVTGGLETSIELKQVEGLSQGQIVRSRFVRHRAAVAAMVALAFVVLLAFTSVGIGPWTGWWRFAPNATGSLVNAGGAPTMHLPTWLGGVGFAIGDHPFGQDEAGRDVFARVMRGTQTSLTVMVIVGLVSTVVGILVGAVAGYFRGHLDSWLMRFTDLVITIPVLVLGAVLGSLASGQGGAYLLAVFLGLASWTTLARLVRGDFLSLREREFVDAARVAGASDVRIIFKHMLPNSIGVIIVNQTLLMSSAILLETALSFVGLGIRYPNVSLGQLINQYQEAFATRPWLFWWPGLLIVVIALSVNFIGDGLRDAFDPRQKRIPSQRKMEKSLAARAASQATTTARPADVPGSGTSLGSGA; from the coding sequence ATGAGCACGCCACCGAACCCCGCCGCGCACGGCGACGCGCCGAGCCCCGAGCCCGACGTCACCGGGGGCCTCGAGACCTCGATCGAGCTCAAGCAGGTCGAGGGCCTGTCGCAGGGGCAGATCGTCCGCTCCCGCTTCGTCCGCCACCGTGCCGCCGTCGCGGCCATGGTCGCGCTCGCGTTCGTCGTCCTGCTCGCGTTCACCTCGGTCGGGATCGGCCCGTGGACGGGGTGGTGGAGGTTCGCCCCGAATGCGACGGGCTCGCTGGTCAACGCCGGCGGGGCGCCGACGATGCACCTGCCCACGTGGCTCGGAGGGGTCGGGTTCGCCATCGGCGACCATCCGTTCGGCCAGGACGAGGCGGGCCGCGACGTGTTCGCGCGGGTCATGCGCGGGACCCAGACGTCGCTGACCGTCATGGTGATCGTGGGCCTCGTGTCGACGGTGGTCGGCATCCTGGTCGGTGCGGTCGCCGGGTACTTCCGCGGTCACCTCGACAGCTGGCTGATGCGGTTCACCGACCTCGTCATCACGATCCCCGTGCTCGTCCTCGGCGCGGTCCTCGGCAGCCTGGCGAGCGGTCAGGGCGGCGCCTACCTGCTGGCGGTGTTCCTCGGGCTCGCCTCGTGGACGACCCTTGCGCGACTCGTGCGTGGCGACTTCCTGTCGTTGCGCGAGCGGGAGTTCGTCGACGCGGCCCGGGTCGCGGGTGCCAGCGACGTGCGCATCATCTTCAAGCACATGCTGCCGAACTCGATCGGCGTCATCATCGTCAACCAGACGCTGCTCATGAGCTCGGCGATCCTGCTCGAGACCGCACTGAGCTTCGTGGGCCTCGGCATCCGGTACCCCAACGTGTCGCTCGGGCAGCTCATCAACCAGTACCAGGAGGCGTTCGCGACGCGCCCCTGGCTCTTCTGGTGGCCGGGCCTCCTCATCGTCGTCATCGCGCTCAGCGTGAACTTCATCGGTGACGGCCTGCGCGACGCGTTCGACCCGCGCCAGAAGCGCATCCCGTCGCAGCGCAAGATGGAGAAGAGCCTCGCCGCGCGGGCCGCGAGCCAGGCGACGACGACGGCGCGTCCGGCGGACGTCCCCGGGTCCGGCACGAGCCTCGGGTCGGGGGCGTGA
- a CDS encoding PH domain-containing protein: protein MGPERVFAATSGRVLNVVAAVAALAALVGSAASGGLGELLRYGAIPVLGLVVVWALFWCPQVEVSDGEIVLRNVLRTVRIPWPTFRGADTRLSLSIDTTDGTFTAWAAPARSALGARADAATPRGPQLAPPWRGRNQADGHTADVVALEIAARRESLERAGHLRPGPPPTGVHVTTTWHLRTIAVVAVLAVLAVAGAVLG from the coding sequence ATGGGTCCTGAGCGAGTCTTTGCCGCGACGTCGGGACGAGTGCTCAACGTCGTGGCGGCCGTGGCTGCGCTCGCGGCGCTGGTCGGGTCGGCCGCCTCGGGCGGCCTGGGCGAGCTGCTGCGGTACGGGGCGATCCCCGTGCTGGGGCTCGTCGTCGTGTGGGCGCTGTTCTGGTGCCCGCAGGTCGAGGTGTCCGACGGTGAGATCGTCCTGCGCAACGTCCTGCGCACGGTCCGCATACCCTGGCCGACGTTCCGCGGCGCCGACACCCGCCTGTCGCTCTCGATCGACACGACCGACGGCACGTTCACCGCCTGGGCTGCGCCGGCCCGCAGCGCCCTGGGGGCCCGCGCTGACGCGGCAACCCCTCGCGGTCCCCAGCTCGCCCCGCCGTGGCGAGGTCGCAACCAGGCCGACGGTCACACCGCCGACGTCGTCGCCCTCGAGATCGCGGCACGCCGGGAGAGCCTCGAGCGTGCCGGCCACCTGCGCCCCGGACCGCCGCCGACCGGTGTGCACGTCACGACGACGTGGCACCTGCGCACCATCGCGGTCGTGGCGGTGCTCGCCGTGCTCGCCGTAGCGGGAGCCGTGCTGGGCTGA